One window of Streptococcus troglodytae genomic DNA carries:
- a CDS encoding bifunctional riboflavin kinase/FAD synthetase translates to MEIIKIDSYNDIEQQEDSVLVLGYFDGLHRGHKELFNQAREIAQKMQLKIVVLTFPESPQLAFARFEPDLLNHINYPEKRYRKFAEYGVDCLYLTDFTSSFAKISSDDFIKNYIQALKAKAVVMGFDYKFSHNKTNSDYLKRHFTGQVITVPEVQYDGKKISSTRVRQLINQGDMTQVNRLLGYEFSTRGLVVHGDARGRTIGFPTANLAPLDRTYLPADGVYVADVIVGRKRYRSMTSIGKNITFGGTELRLEANIFDFDDDIYGETIEIFWLNKIRDMIKFNGVNDLVEQLKSDKEIAINWENHSQVL, encoded by the coding sequence ATGGAAATAATAAAAATAGATAGTTATAATGATATTGAGCAGCAAGAAGATTCGGTCTTGGTTTTGGGCTATTTTGATGGGCTTCATAGAGGGCATAAGGAACTTTTTAATCAAGCCAGAGAAATAGCCCAAAAAATGCAACTGAAAATAGTTGTCTTGACCTTCCCAGAGTCTCCTCAGTTAGCTTTCGCACGTTTTGAGCCCGATTTACTTAATCATATTAATTACCCAGAAAAACGCTATCGTAAGTTTGCAGAGTACGGAGTTGACTGTCTTTATTTGACAGACTTTACTTCTTCCTTTGCAAAGATTAGTTCTGATGATTTTATCAAAAACTATATTCAAGCTCTGAAAGCTAAGGCTGTTGTTATGGGGTTTGACTATAAATTCAGTCATAATAAAACGAATTCTGATTATCTTAAGCGTCATTTCACGGGGCAAGTTATTACTGTTCCTGAAGTACAGTATGACGGGAAGAAGATTAGTTCAACGCGCGTGCGCCAGCTCATTAATCAAGGTGATATGACTCAAGTTAATCGTCTTTTAGGTTATGAGTTTTCAACACGAGGACTAGTGGTACACGGTGATGCTAGGGGACGTACAATTGGTTTTCCAACTGCTAATCTTGCACCGCTGGATCGGACTTATTTACCAGCCGATGGTGTTTATGTGGCTGATGTTATTGTCGGCAGGAAGCGTTATCGTTCCATGACCAGCATTGGTAAAAATATCACCTTTGGAGGAACAGAATTGCGTCTTGAAGCTAATATATTTGACTTTGACGATGATATTTACGGCGAGACAATTGAAATCTTCTGGTTAAATAAAATTCGCGATATGATTAAATTCAATGGCGTTAATGATTTGGTTGAACAATTAAAATCTGATAAAGAAATTGCGATAAATTGGGAAAATCATAGCCAAGTGCTTTAA
- the spx gene encoding transcriptional regulator Spx: protein MVTLFLSPSCTSCRKARAWLNRHDVVFQEHNIMTSPLSRDELLKILSYTENGTEDIISTRSKVFQKLDIDVDELSVSELINLISKNPGLLRRPIIMDDKRMQIGFNEDEIRAFLPRDYRKQELRQATIRAEVEGEDD from the coding sequence ATGGTTACCTTATTTTTATCACCTAGCTGTACGAGCTGCCGTAAAGCTAGAGCTTGGCTGAATAGGCATGATGTTGTTTTTCAGGAGCACAATATTATGACTAGTCCTTTGAGCCGTGATGAACTATTAAAAATTTTATCTTATACAGAAAACGGGACAGAAGATATTATTTCGACACGTTCCAAGGTTTTTCAGAAATTAGACATTGATGTAGATGAATTATCCGTCTCGGAATTAATCAACCTTATTTCCAAGAATCCGGGTTTGCTTCGCCGTCCTATTATCATGGATGATAAACGTATGCAAATTGGTTTTAATGAAGATGAGATTCGTGCTTTTTTACCACGAGACTATCGCAAACAAGAACTGCGTCAGGCGACAATCAGAGCGGAAGTTGAGGGAGAAGATGACTAA